In uncultured Cohaesibacter sp., a genomic segment contains:
- a CDS encoding restriction endonuclease subunit S → MLGDLITVKHGWAFKSQHFEDEGQYVVVTPGNFFEKGGFKLRPGKDRSYSGQFSADYILNESDLIVAMTEQGPGLLGSTALIPESGRFLHNQRIGLISIKDGTRACLKYLYHLFNTAPVRGQLSGSATGTKVRHTAPERIYRVNALVPDLPTQERIAGVLSAYDDLIENNRRRIALLEQAARLLYREWFVHFRFPGHETTKFIDGLPEGWGLTSIRETYIGLFDGPHATPKPSEEGPVFLGIKNIREGGGVDLSEIRHVSEDEFPKWTRRVTPEKGDIVFSYEATLHRYALIPAELRCCLGRRMALIRPKDDYRYYLYLQMFSERWREVISARTLVGATVNRIPLKTFPDFPILLPPRDLTVSFNALVEPVFLMIERLNEQNTKLAKARDLLLPRLMDGRISV, encoded by the coding sequence ATGCTTGGCGATCTCATAACAGTAAAGCACGGGTGGGCATTTAAGAGCCAGCATTTCGAAGACGAAGGCCAATATGTAGTCGTCACTCCCGGTAACTTTTTCGAAAAGGGTGGCTTCAAGTTGCGACCTGGAAAAGATCGATCATATTCAGGGCAATTCTCGGCCGACTATATACTCAATGAAAGCGACCTCATTGTTGCTATGACAGAGCAGGGACCAGGTCTCCTTGGCAGCACGGCTTTGATCCCGGAGAGCGGTCGCTTCTTGCATAACCAGCGCATCGGCCTGATATCAATCAAGGACGGAACCAGAGCTTGTCTAAAATACTTGTATCACCTATTCAACACTGCTCCCGTTCGCGGTCAGTTGTCTGGAAGCGCGACGGGAACAAAGGTGCGCCACACAGCGCCAGAACGGATTTATCGTGTTAATGCCTTAGTTCCCGATCTCCCCACCCAAGAGCGGATTGCAGGAGTGCTTTCGGCCTATGACGATCTGATCGAGAACAATCGGCGTCGAATTGCGTTGTTGGAGCAGGCGGCACGGCTTCTCTATCGCGAATGGTTCGTCCATTTCCGCTTCCCCGGTCATGAGACCACCAAATTCATCGATGGTCTGCCGGAAGGGTGGGGACTTACCAGTATTAGAGAAACCTACATTGGTTTGTTTGACGGTCCTCACGCGACGCCTAAACCGAGCGAGGAAGGGCCGGTTTTCTTAGGGATCAAAAACATCCGCGAAGGCGGCGGGGTGGACTTGTCTGAAATTCGACATGTTTCTGAAGATGAATTTCCTAAGTGGACCCGTCGCGTTACTCCAGAGAAGGGCGATATTGTCTTTTCATACGAAGCAACGCTCCATCGGTATGCTTTGATTCCAGCGGAGTTGCGATGCTGTCTTGGGCGCAGGATGGCATTGATCAGGCCGAAGGATGACTACAGATACTATCTCTATTTGCAGATGTTCAGCGAACGTTGGCGGGAAGTGATTTCTGCGCGAACCTTGGTGGGAGCTACGGTGAACCGAATCCCGCTGAAGACATTCCCTGATTTTCCAATTCTGTTGCCGCCACGCGATCTGACAGTTTCCTTCAATGCCTTAGTTGAGCCTGTCTTTTTGATGATTGAACGGTTGAACGAGCAAAATACTAAACTCGCCAAAGCCCGAGATCTTCTCCTTCCGCGTTTGATGGATGGACGCATTTCCGTTTAG
- a CDS encoding N-6 DNA methylase — protein sequence MEHIGKLEQRLWTAADSLRANSNFASNEYFMPVMGLIFLRHAYSRFLKVRDEIIPTLPSRGGKTRALTKEDFSARSSIFLREEAQFDYLVGLPEGEAASTAVIAAMKSIEEDYTALEGLLPKQEYAEIDEDALRQVLRIFNDPALQQADGDVFGKIYEYFLTQFADLKAHDNGEFFTPRSIVETIVNIIEPTRGKVIDPACGSGGMFVQSAHFVEAMEANPNEQLTFYGMEKNPTTIRLAKMNLAVHGLEGRIEKAISYYEDPHKAQGPFDYVMANPPFNVDEIDAEKMKDDPRLSFGLPGVNKGGKVSNGNYVWMSFFHSYLADTGRAGIVMSSQASSAGGQEAKVREAMVKTGDIDVMLAIRGNFFYTRTVPCEIWFMDKGKPEHLCDKVLMLDARQVFRKVTRKICDFSPEQEKNLSAIVWLYRGQEDRFAQLVQDYLSTARDEAQQADFTELLEVLEKACVHFTAHTDTSELKAGIDKLTSDAKDYADNAAKLEQPEATIDALTEALKAMQPIADQAKALIKEIDHLAKLMQKAQEEAIAAGEKAAEGKKHLAALDVARVALTGDPEIHLTPTGALKRFRYFTGQADWLLSRFPEGQLCDVAGLVKLVDMEELAANDYSLTPGRYVGVAPEEDDEDFDFEETIKEIHDELETLNAEAAELAETIAENFAELIV from the coding sequence GTGGAGCATATTGGCAAACTGGAACAGCGCCTCTGGACGGCTGCTGACTCGCTACGGGCCAACTCGAACTTCGCCAGCAACGAATATTTCATGCCGGTCATGGGCCTGATCTTTCTGCGCCACGCCTATTCCCGCTTCCTCAAGGTCCGAGATGAGATCATCCCAACCTTGCCCTCTCGTGGTGGCAAGACGCGAGCTCTGACCAAGGAAGATTTCTCTGCTCGGTCATCGATCTTCCTGCGTGAAGAAGCCCAGTTCGACTATCTGGTTGGGTTGCCGGAAGGCGAGGCCGCTTCCACTGCTGTCATCGCAGCAATGAAGTCTATCGAGGAGGACTACACGGCGCTCGAAGGTCTTTTGCCGAAGCAGGAATATGCCGAGATTGACGAAGATGCTCTGCGCCAGGTGTTGCGGATCTTCAATGACCCCGCCCTGCAACAGGCCGACGGCGATGTCTTCGGGAAGATCTACGAATATTTCCTCACCCAGTTTGCAGACCTGAAGGCCCACGATAACGGGGAATTCTTCACGCCAAGAAGCATCGTGGAAACCATCGTCAACATCATCGAGCCAACACGCGGCAAGGTCATTGATCCAGCTTGCGGCTCGGGCGGCATGTTTGTGCAGTCCGCACATTTCGTTGAGGCAATGGAGGCGAACCCGAACGAACAGTTGACCTTCTACGGGATGGAGAAGAACCCGACCACCATCCGCCTTGCCAAGATGAACCTTGCTGTGCATGGCCTTGAAGGCCGCATTGAGAAGGCCATCAGCTATTATGAAGACCCGCACAAGGCCCAGGGGCCGTTTGATTATGTCATGGCCAACCCGCCTTTCAACGTCGACGAGATCGACGCCGAGAAGATGAAGGATGATCCCCGTCTTTCCTTTGGTCTTCCCGGGGTCAACAAGGGCGGCAAGGTGTCCAACGGCAACTATGTCTGGATGTCCTTCTTCCACTCCTACCTGGCCGACACAGGCCGTGCAGGCATCGTCATGTCGTCTCAGGCCTCTTCTGCTGGTGGACAGGAGGCCAAGGTACGCGAGGCGATGGTCAAGACCGGCGATATCGATGTTATGCTCGCGATCCGGGGCAACTTCTTCTACACGCGCACTGTGCCCTGCGAGATCTGGTTCATGGACAAGGGCAAGCCGGAGCATCTGTGTGATAAGGTCTTGATGCTGGATGCAAGGCAGGTCTTCCGTAAGGTAACACGCAAGATCTGCGACTTTTCGCCCGAGCAGGAAAAGAACCTCTCGGCGATTGTCTGGCTCTATCGTGGACAGGAAGACCGCTTTGCCCAATTGGTGCAAGATTACCTCTCCACCGCGCGAGACGAAGCGCAGCAGGCTGATTTCACTGAACTGCTTGAGGTGTTGGAAAAGGCCTGTGTTCATTTCACAGCGCACACTGACACAAGTGAGTTGAAAGCAGGGATCGACAAGCTGACATCCGATGCAAAAGACTATGCCGATAATGCAGCAAAGCTGGAGCAACCCGAAGCAACCATTGATGCTCTGACGGAAGCCTTGAAGGCTATGCAGCCCATCGCGGATCAGGCAAAGGCCCTGATCAAGGAAATCGACCATCTGGCCAAGCTGATGCAGAAGGCGCAGGAGGAAGCGATTGCTGCCGGAGAAAAAGCCGCCGAAGGCAAGAAGCATCTGGCGGCGCTTGACGTGGCCCGTGTGGCGCTGACGGGTGATCCGGAAATCCATCTGACCCCAACTGGCGCGTTGAAGCGGTTCCGCTATTTCACCGGTCAGGCGGACTGGCTTTTGTCGCGCTTTCCGGAAGGACAGCTGTGCGATGTCGCCGGGCTGGTCAAACTGGTGGATATGGAAGAGCTGGCCGCGAATGACTACAGCCTGACACCGGGCCGATATGTGGGCGTCGCGCCCGAAGAGGATGACGAGGATTTCGACTTCGAAGAGACGATCAAGGAGATCCACGACGAACTGGAAACGCTGAACGCCGAGGCGGCGGAGCTGGCCGAGACCATCGCCGAGAATTTTGCGGAGTTGATCGTATGA
- a CDS encoding RES domain-containing protein has translation MISLPPPLGSGEIRFWRLDAEKHSATWSTGEGSFQVGGRWNSPGIRAVYASLDPATATLEVAVHKGFHVLDTQPHVLTSAHIIDPKEIHVVVPNAIPNPNWLRPCTPNKNQQQYGDQLLSNHRFILIPSAVSPHSWNLIFDATKAAVDYDDVAQERFALDPRLQS, from the coding sequence ATGATATCGTTGCCTCCACCGCTTGGGAGCGGAGAAATCCGCTTCTGGCGTCTTGATGCGGAGAAGCATTCCGCAACCTGGAGCACCGGAGAAGGTAGTTTCCAAGTAGGTGGACGGTGGAACTCTCCCGGTATCCGAGCGGTCTATGCGTCGCTCGACCCTGCTACGGCAACGCTGGAGGTCGCAGTTCATAAGGGATTTCACGTCCTTGATACGCAGCCGCATGTTTTGACATCAGCTCACATTATCGATCCGAAAGAGATCCACGTCGTGGTGCCGAACGCCATTCCAAACCCAAACTGGTTACGTCCTTGCACCCCAAACAAAAACCAGCAACAGTACGGGGATCAGCTTCTGTCGAACCACCGTTTCATCTTGATACCGAGTGCGGTGTCGCCACACAGCTGGAACCTGATATTCGATGCGACAAAAGCTGCGGTTGATTACGATGATGTCGCACAAGAACGCTTCGCTCTAGATCCGCGCCTGCAATCCTGA
- a CDS encoding antitoxin Xre/MbcA/ParS toxin-binding domain-containing protein translates to MAQIASAENDIARTYALLGGKATIRKPIRNNLEAHDILTSGLPSAALLHLTSQVAFLTTDAVLEKAIGISVRTLQRRKKDAPDAVLSVDQSNRTWKFAEILGRATDIFGTKAAAETWLNAPAIGLDQRRPIDLLSTAVGVEAVEDYLTRIEYGVYA, encoded by the coding sequence ATGGCCCAAATAGCATCAGCTGAAAACGACATTGCTCGCACCTATGCTCTACTAGGTGGAAAGGCTACCATCCGGAAGCCTATCCGCAATAACTTGGAAGCGCACGATATTCTGACGTCGGGCTTGCCCTCGGCAGCCCTACTACATCTTACGTCTCAGGTCGCCTTTTTGACCACTGATGCCGTTCTGGAGAAGGCGATCGGTATTAGCGTGAGAACTCTCCAGCGTCGCAAGAAGGATGCTCCGGATGCCGTTCTGAGCGTTGATCAGAGCAACCGGACTTGGAAGTTCGCGGAGATTCTTGGCCGAGCGACCGACATATTCGGCACTAAGGCAGCGGCTGAAACGTGGCTAAATGCGCCCGCGATCGGGTTGGATCAACGGCGGCCAATCGACCTGCTTAGCACTGCCGTCGGGGTGGAGGCCGTTGAGGATTATCTTACGCGTATCGAGTACGGGGTTTATGCATGA
- a CDS encoding YafY family protein: MRRSERLTEIVEIIRDGRLHLARDIAEALEVSERTIYRDIATLIASGVPVDGERGVGYMLREPVFLPPLALSMTELEALSLGMSIVQEVADEELRLGAKTLHEKIASHALNRRKSPEAWGFGLYEFKRVRDGLKFMPTLRHAIRNREVLRIGYHSLSDKHSQRSIRPLQTDYWGRVWTLSAWCETRGDFRAFRIDRITDCNATGTTFADEPGKTIEDYLNHVEETMRTDQHR, translated from the coding sequence ATGCGGCGTAGCGAGCGGCTGACCGAGATAGTCGAAATCATCCGTGACGGACGGCTTCACCTTGCTCGCGACATTGCCGAGGCTTTGGAAGTCTCGGAGCGGACGATCTACCGCGATATCGCCACGTTGATTGCCTCCGGCGTTCCGGTCGATGGTGAGCGGGGGGTGGGATACATGCTGCGAGAGCCTGTGTTCCTGCCTCCGCTTGCGCTTTCGATGACAGAGCTGGAGGCGCTAAGCCTTGGTATGTCTATTGTGCAGGAGGTTGCAGATGAAGAGCTGCGGCTCGGTGCTAAAACCCTGCATGAGAAGATTGCCAGCCACGCACTCAATCGCCGCAAATCTCCTGAAGCGTGGGGCTTCGGCCTCTACGAGTTCAAGCGGGTGCGTGATGGGCTCAAGTTCATGCCAACCCTGCGCCATGCGATCCGCAATCGCGAGGTGCTGCGCATCGGTTATCACAGCCTGTCAGACAAACACTCGCAGCGATCCATCCGGCCGCTCCAGACGGATTACTGGGGGCGTGTCTGGACGCTCTCGGCATGGTGCGAGACGCGCGGCGATTTCCGCGCCTTTCGCATCGACCGCATCACAGATTGTAACGCCACAGGCACGACCTTCGCGGACGAGCCGGGCAAAACCATTGAAGATTATTTGAACCATGTCGAAGAGACCATGCGTACCGATCAGCACCGTTGA
- a CDS encoding DUF6194 family protein, producing the protein MSKRPCVPISTVERFLSEELEGVVPLSAWGEVSYFYNPGHRLKRGTYFATIKQKDGENDKGSQIDREGVWRLNIGVSKPAFKRLFGPPPARPGKGAIVEGPWNFTELDQIMPHPVYGWMSWLAVLSPSDATWEQCIPLVRDAHERARNRFEKRRS; encoded by the coding sequence ATGTCGAAGAGACCATGCGTACCGATCAGCACCGTTGAACGCTTTCTCTCCGAAGAGCTGGAAGGGGTTGTGCCTCTGTCGGCTTGGGGGGAGGTTTCGTACTTCTACAATCCCGGGCATCGGCTGAAGCGCGGAACGTATTTTGCTACCATAAAGCAGAAGGACGGCGAGAACGATAAGGGCTCTCAGATTGATAGAGAGGGTGTTTGGCGGCTCAATATCGGTGTGTCAAAGCCAGCTTTCAAAAGATTGTTCGGACCGCCGCCAGCTCGCCCAGGAAAAGGTGCAATAGTAGAAGGGCCGTGGAATTTCACCGAGCTTGATCAGATCATGCCGCACCCCGTTTATGGATGGATGAGCTGGCTGGCCGTCTTATCGCCTAGCGATGCAACATGGGAGCAATGTATCCCGCTGGTGCGGGATGCCCATGAGCGAGCAAGGAACAGGTTCGAAAAGCGGAGAAGCTAA
- a CDS encoding diguanylate cyclase, whose translation MFKGTLAQEHLYTQTDAELAQTGLSLQFDTELETQYQESINTLRNKQFVLVTLIALLIFEAICIGIVAKGEVPLQLAGAFLWTSHLLVVVPTSLAMALIHFFPQKKTRRELVFTVLCFLVSLMPAVNHNYLASDGAIGIYFGLVLAIIVFNIAFPMTFRYTAIASALTTSILSLSALMFLDASWRTTSAIIETYFAAMIFSLLASYRIEKSERNSYLLMLRESIRNLVIQQQAEELALLSHTDPLTELPNRRAFDHRLDTEIQKAKNEKTPVSVLMIDIDHFKDYNDYYGHPAGDACLKQVADAIKEACGEGFAARIGGEEFAVILANSDEKQAEAVANHVCGTIFSRGIEHKNSSTAHVVTASIGAATQNDVTALDAKSLLIDADSALYFGKRNGRNMVNAKQNAA comes from the coding sequence ATGTTCAAAGGCACTCTTGCTCAGGAACATCTGTATACGCAAACCGATGCAGAGTTGGCACAGACTGGATTGTCTCTCCAGTTTGATACCGAGCTTGAAACTCAGTATCAAGAGAGCATCAACACATTGCGGAACAAGCAGTTTGTATTGGTGACACTGATCGCTCTCCTGATTTTTGAAGCGATCTGTATTGGCATTGTTGCCAAGGGTGAAGTCCCTTTGCAGCTTGCCGGAGCCTTTCTCTGGACCTCTCATCTTTTGGTCGTGGTGCCCACTTCACTGGCCATGGCATTGATCCACTTCTTCCCGCAGAAAAAAACACGGCGAGAGCTTGTCTTCACCGTGCTGTGTTTTCTTGTTTCTCTTATGCCTGCGGTCAATCACAACTATCTTGCGAGTGATGGCGCTATCGGGATTTATTTTGGGCTAGTGCTGGCGATCATCGTTTTCAATATAGCGTTCCCTATGACCTTCCGATACACGGCGATTGCGTCCGCTTTGACGACAAGTATCTTGTCTCTCTCTGCGCTTATGTTTCTGGATGCATCGTGGCGCACCACTTCAGCGATTATAGAGACATATTTTGCAGCAATGATCTTTTCCCTGCTCGCAAGTTACCGAATTGAGAAGTCAGAGCGAAACAGCTATCTCCTTATGTTGCGTGAAAGCATTCGCAACTTGGTTATCCAACAGCAGGCGGAAGAACTTGCGCTATTGTCGCATACAGATCCTCTGACGGAACTGCCAAATCGCCGCGCCTTTGATCATCGCCTTGACACTGAAATCCAGAAAGCCAAAAACGAGAAAACCCCGGTCTCGGTCTTGATGATCGATATCGACCATTTCAAAGATTACAATGACTATTATGGACATCCTGCCGGTGACGCCTGTCTCAAGCAGGTAGCAGATGCGATCAAGGAAGCTTGTGGAGAGGGGTTTGCGGCCCGGATCGGCGGTGAGGAATTTGCTGTCATTTTAGCGAATTCTGATGAAAAGCAAGCCGAAGCGGTAGCCAATCACGTATGTGGGACTATTTTTTCTCGCGGCATCGAGCATAAAAATTCCAGCACGGCGCATGTTGTTACCGCAAGCATAGGGGCTGCGACCCAGAACGATGTTACGGCTTTGGACGCCAAGAGCCTCTTGATCGATGCCGATAGTGCGCTCTATTTTGGCAAGAGAAATGGCCGCAACATGGTCAATGCCAAGCAGAATGCGGCCTGA